A genomic region of Barnesiella viscericola DSM 18177 contains the following coding sequences:
- a CDS encoding helix-turn-helix domain-containing protein, with the protein MTYEAGFSSLSHFSNSFREFYGMSPSRYVELYHNGAQHDGQEPTQPDASNE; encoded by the coding sequence GTGACCTACGAGGCTGGGTTCTCGTCGCTGTCGCATTTCTCCAACAGTTTCCGCGAGTTCTACGGCATGTCGCCCAGCCGTTACGTCGAGTTGTATCACAACGGAGCCCAACACGACGGTCAGGAACCCACCCAACCCGATGCCTCGAACGAATAG
- a CDS encoding glycoside hydrolase family 3 N-terminal domain-containing protein produces MAATEAREEGITWTFTPMLDISRDARWGRIAESLGEDPYLAGELGAAMVRGFQGKQLSDSDAIAACVKHFVGYGAAEGGRDYNSTYIPENLLRNVYLVPFQKAIEAGAATLMTSFNDNDGIPASGNDYLLRTILRDEWKFDGFVVSDWCSMSEMLSHGFATDRKDVARISANAGVDMEMVSKTYIDYLPELVAEKKVSMEVIDNAVRNILRIKYRLGLFENPYTQKGSTSSIYSAEHLKTARQAAVESAILLKNDGVLPLKEGQTVALIGPMADAPHDQLGTWSFDGDKNRTVTPLKALQSDEYKQVKYYYEPGLAYSRDTDTRNFEKVKSVVRQADVAVVCVGEEAILSGEAHSLSNINLIGAQSELLKAVKSTNKPVVMVVIAGRPLTIERDLPYADAVLYNFHPGTMGGLAIMDLLFGRENPSGKLPATFVREVGQIPMYYNHNNTGRPAPDQVISLNDIPLEAPQTSLGNTSFYLDSGRDPLFVFGYGLSYSTFAYDNLHLSSDEVHATDTLTVTATIKNTSATDGTEVAQLYVRDLVGSIDRPVKELKGFQRLFIKAGDSQTVTFKLPVSELAFYGRDMKKKVEAGAFDLWIGPNSAEGLKGSFTVTE; encoded by the coding sequence ATGGCCGCTACCGAAGCTCGTGAAGAGGGTATAACCTGGACCTTCACGCCCATGCTCGACATCTCGCGCGACGCCCGCTGGGGGCGCATTGCCGAGAGTCTGGGCGAGGATCCCTATCTGGCCGGTGAACTGGGTGCCGCCATGGTGCGCGGATTCCAGGGCAAACAGCTGTCGGACAGCGATGCCATTGCCGCCTGTGTGAAACACTTCGTAGGCTACGGTGCTGCCGAGGGCGGACGTGACTACAACTCGACCTATATCCCCGAGAACCTCCTGCGCAACGTCTATCTGGTACCGTTCCAGAAGGCTATCGAAGCCGGGGCCGCCACGCTGATGACCTCGTTCAACGACAACGACGGAATCCCCGCCTCGGGCAACGATTACCTGCTGCGCACCATACTGCGTGACGAATGGAAATTCGACGGCTTCGTCGTGTCGGACTGGTGCTCGATGAGCGAGATGCTCTCCCACGGATTTGCTACCGACCGCAAAGATGTGGCCCGCATCTCGGCCAACGCCGGGGTAGACATGGAGATGGTGAGCAAAACCTACATCGACTATCTACCCGAACTGGTGGCCGAGAAGAAGGTTTCGATGGAGGTCATCGACAATGCCGTGCGCAACATCTTGCGCATCAAATATCGGCTGGGCCTGTTTGAAAATCCCTACACCCAAAAGGGGAGCACAAGCTCAATCTACTCGGCCGAACATCTGAAAACGGCCCGTCAGGCCGCTGTCGAGTCGGCTATCCTGTTGAAGAATGACGGTGTCCTGCCCCTCAAAGAGGGTCAGACCGTGGCACTCATCGGACCCATGGCCGACGCGCCTCACGACCAACTGGGCACTTGGTCGTTCGACGGTGACAAAAACCGCACCGTCACCCCGTTGAAGGCCTTGCAAAGCGATGAATACAAACAGGTGAAATACTACTACGAACCGGGACTGGCCTACTCGCGCGATACCGATACCCGCAACTTTGAAAAGGTGAAAAGCGTGGTGCGCCAGGCCGATGTCGCCGTCGTATGTGTGGGCGAAGAGGCTATCCTCTCGGGCGAAGCTCACTCGCTGTCGAACATCAACCTGATAGGAGCTCAATCGGAGCTGCTCAAAGCGGTGAAGAGTACCAACAAACCGGTCGTGATGGTGGTTATCGCCGGCCGGCCGCTCACCATCGAGCGCGACCTGCCCTATGCCGATGCCGTGCTCTACAACTTCCACCCCGGCACGATGGGCGGTCTGGCCATCATGGACCTGCTCTTCGGACGGGAGAATCCCAGCGGCAAACTGCCGGCTACCTTCGTCCGCGAGGTAGGACAGATTCCCATGTACTACAACCACAACAACACAGGACGTCCGGCTCCCGACCAGGTTATCTCGCTGAACGATATCCCATTGGAGGCTCCGCAAACCTCGCTGGGCAACACCTCGTTCTACCTCGACTCGGGTAGAGACCCGCTGTTTGTCTTCGGTTACGGACTCTCGTACAGCACGTTTGCCTATGACAACCTCCACCTGTCGAGCGACGAAGTGCATGCCACCGATACCCTCACGGTAACGGCCACCATCAAGAATACCAGTGCAACCGACGGTACCGAGGTAGCCCAACTCTATGTGCGCGACCTGGTAGGCTCGATCGATCGCCCGGTCAAGGAGTTGAAAGGCTTCCAACGCCTCTTCATCAAAGCCGGCGACAGCCAGACGGTAACCTTCAAACTGCCCGTTTCGGAGTTGGCCTTCTACGGACGGGACATGAAGAAGAAGGTCGAGGCCGGAGCATTTGACCTCTGGATTGGCCCGAACAGTGCCGAAGGACTGAAAGGCTCGTTCACCGTCACCGAATAA
- a CDS encoding helix-turn-helix domain-containing protein translates to MDRTEIESFTHSRLLKLIEIKNPTGLEEDLLIIGDNHADSNLLKYPCRINSLVALVCQKGEMVVNINLNEYHIQPGTMILNIPQNIVQLKKQKECKFYGISISTSFFEKTNFNTCDLIPVYIQIRNEPCLQLTEEENDIFCKFISLIQLIGHSSESPKKKTTIRELSTALINQLYDTILKRKPIAESESKKNRQEIIFGKFITLLAQYHMSERSVTFYAEQLCITPKYFSSLVKKLSGKSAAQWIDNYVILEAKNLLKYSDMSIQEIAYRLNFSTQSFFGKYFKHQTGLSPTQYRTQT, encoded by the coding sequence ATGGATAGGACAGAAATCGAAAGCTTTACCCACTCCCGACTGTTGAAACTGATTGAAATAAAAAATCCTACCGGCCTGGAAGAAGATTTGCTCATCATAGGCGACAACCACGCCGATTCCAATCTACTCAAATACCCCTGTCGCATAAATTCGCTCGTAGCTCTGGTATGCCAAAAAGGAGAGATGGTGGTCAACATCAACCTGAACGAATATCACATACAACCCGGCACCATGATTCTGAATATTCCTCAAAACATCGTACAACTGAAAAAACAGAAAGAGTGCAAGTTTTACGGGATTTCCATCTCGACCTCGTTTTTTGAAAAAACGAATTTCAACACCTGTGACCTGATTCCGGTATATATACAGATACGAAACGAGCCTTGCCTGCAACTGACCGAAGAAGAGAACGATATTTTTTGCAAGTTCATCTCGCTAATCCAGCTTATCGGCCATTCGTCCGAGAGCCCTAAAAAAAAGACGACAATCCGGGAGTTGAGCACTGCACTCATCAACCAATTATACGATACCATTCTGAAACGCAAACCGATAGCAGAGTCCGAAAGCAAAAAAAACCGACAAGAGATTATCTTCGGCAAATTCATCACCCTGCTCGCACAATATCATATGAGCGAACGGAGTGTTACCTTCTATGCCGAACAGCTGTGCATCACACCTAAATATTTCTCGAGCCTGGTCAAAAAGTTATCGGGTAAATCGGCAGCCCAGTGGATAGACAACTATGTGATACTCGAAGCGAAAAATCTGCTGAAATACTCCGATATGAGTATTCAGGAGATTGCCTATCGGCTCAATTTCTCGACACAATCGTTTTTCGGGAAATATTTCAAACACCAGACCGGCCTGTCGCCTACCCAATACCGCACACAGACTTGA
- a CDS encoding DUF5131 family protein, with amino-acid sequence MSVSWNLWHGCRKISEGCRHCYVYRRDSLYGKDSSVVARTAAFDLPVKRKRNGDYRVPSGEQVYTCFTSDFFLAEADEWRSEAWDMIRERSDLSFVIPTKRIDRFGVALPADWGDGYPHVAIACTIENQEQLDRRLPIFKALPIRHRLLFCEPLLGPLDFHGLLDSDIDEVTVGGESGSEARVCDYDWVLDIRRQCVEQGIPFNFHQTGARLRKDGRIYRIRREFQHTQARRAGIDYDGTRR; translated from the coding sequence ATGTCGGTCTCGTGGAATTTATGGCATGGTTGCCGCAAGATAAGTGAAGGGTGCAGGCACTGCTACGTCTATCGGCGGGACAGCCTGTATGGCAAAGACAGCAGTGTGGTTGCCCGCACGGCAGCTTTCGACTTGCCTGTAAAACGCAAGCGCAACGGCGACTATCGTGTTCCCTCGGGCGAACAGGTCTATACCTGTTTTACCTCCGATTTCTTCCTTGCCGAGGCCGACGAATGGCGCTCCGAAGCTTGGGATATGATACGTGAGCGGAGCGATTTGTCGTTCGTCATTCCCACCAAACGCATCGACCGATTCGGGGTAGCTTTGCCCGCCGACTGGGGCGACGGGTATCCCCATGTAGCCATCGCCTGTACCATCGAAAATCAGGAACAGCTCGACCGGCGGCTGCCCATCTTCAAAGCTCTGCCCATACGTCATCGGCTTCTCTTCTGCGAACCATTGTTGGGCCCGCTCGATTTTCACGGACTGCTCGACAGCGACATCGACGAAGTGACGGTAGGAGGCGAGTCGGGCAGCGAGGCGCGGGTGTGCGACTACGATTGGGTGCTCGATATTCGCAGACAATGTGTCGAGCAGGGAATCCCGTTCAATTTTCATCAAACGGGTGCCCGATTGCGCAAAGACGGTCGCATCTACCGCATTCGCCGCGAGTTCCAGCACACGCAGGCACGTCGTGCCGGCATCGACTATGACGGCACGCGTCGATAG